One window of the Solanum stenotomum isolate F172 chromosome 11, ASM1918654v1, whole genome shotgun sequence genome contains the following:
- the LOC125844907 gene encoding protein CYSTEINE-RICH TRANSMEMBRANE MODULE 13-like: MTSYPPPGYGAPPPPPGGGYYPPPPGPPNYQGYFNNDQCCPPPPPPPPQHIYHHHHDDHHHHHDDHHHHHHHSGCLSFLRGCLAALCCCCILEECCCCCF; encoded by the exons ATGACTTCATATCCTCCACCAG GATATGGtgcaccaccaccaccaccaggCGGCGGGTACTATCCTCCGCCACCAGGACCCCCTAATTATCAAGGTTATTTCAATAATGATCAATGTtgtccaccaccaccaccaccacctcctCAACATATTTACCACCACCACCATGATGATCACCACCACCATCATGAtgaccaccaccaccaccaccaccatagTGGTTGTTTATCATTCCTCAGAGGCTG TTTGGCCGCTCTTTGTTGTTGCTGTATTTTGGAAGagtgctgctgctgctgcttcTAG